A part of Arachis hypogaea cultivar Tifrunner chromosome 12, arahy.Tifrunner.gnm2.J5K5, whole genome shotgun sequence genomic DNA contains:
- the LOC140176605 gene encoding serine/threonine-protein phosphatase 7 long form homolog produces MLAVNRSGIASGLVERFCMRDVAYQLGLTVDGRYVSGCLSEFQIYIQGGRPAWVWFQELLGVILPPSQVQKYAVNCSWFQETFGECPEGADDETVRRYAPRLEEMGTYSWGSAALAWLYRCMCRVANRHVVKLAGPLQLLQSWIFWRFPRFRPAGYETFSWPLASRWSGYNPSGSEKGPRVQMWRLRIDRLQDREFIWMPYSSPDVLQVVHPEALEPRHMALWQSVTSLIYFAVIEWHQIYRVLPQFGGVQPRPHPALNIDFLMSKDGRGGDRWFLYHLQIWHLHWESRAETMLRFDVVADPGPSHEFLEWWSQHGKRFLSPGMSLGDPRAVPIPVETSQRGAGRVPDMDRVEDVPDRRRVERRARVGTRRSQREWRWLD; encoded by the exons atgttagcggttaaTCGAAGTGGTATTGCTAGTGGTTTAGTTGAGAGGTTTTGCATGCGG gacgtggcataccagttGGGTTTGACAGTGGACGGGCGTTACGTGAGCGGCTGCCTATCTGAATTCCAGATATACATCCAGGGTGGCCGTCCAGCTTGGGTGTGGTTTCAGGAGTTGCTTGGAGTGATTCTTCCTCCCagccaggttcagaagtacgcagTAAACTGCAGCTGGTTCCAGGAGACTTTTGGAGAGTGCCCCGAGGGAGCCGATGACGAGACTGTGCGGCGATATGccc ctaggcttgaggagatgggtaCCTACAGCTGGGGGTCTGCAGCACtggcatggttgtaccggtgcatgtgccgagtggcgaACAGACATGTGGTCAAGTTAGCGGGCCCACTACAGCTACTTCAGTCTTGGATCTTCTGGCGATTTCCTCGGTTTAGGCCTGCAGGGTATGAGACGTTCAGCTGGCCATTGGCCTCGAG gtggtcaggttacaACCCTTCCGGTAGCGAGAAGGGTCCTAGAGTGCAGATGTGGAGGCTGAGGATAGACAGGTTACAGGACAGAGAG TTTATCTGGATGCCGTATAGCAGCCCCGACGTACTTCAGGTTGTGCATCCAGAGGCTTTGGAGCCTCGGCATATGGCGTTGTGGCAGTCTGTGACGTCACTGATATACTTTGCcgtcatagagtggcatcagatatATAGGGTTCTTCCGCAGTTCGGCGGGGTCCAGCCCCGTCCGCACcccgccctgaacatcgactttctgatgtcgaAGGACGGCAGAGGAGGCGATCGATGGTTCCTGTACCACTTGCAGATATGGCATCTCCATTGGGAGTCTCGTGCGGAGACCATGCTGAGGTTTGATGTTGTTGCCGACCCTGGACCGTCGCATGAGTTCCTGGAGTGGTGGAGTCAGCATGGGAAGAGGTTTTTGTCTCCGGGGATGTCCTTGGGGGATCCGAGAGCCGTTCCTATTCCCGTTGAGACGTCCCAGCGCGGTGCTGGGCGAGTTCCTGACATGGATCGTGTTGAGGACGTGCCAGACAGGCGTCGGGTGGAGAGGAGGGCTCGTGTGGGGACACGACGGAGCCAGCGTGAGTGGAGGTGGCTTGATTAG
- the LOC112726664 gene encoding nucleolar GTP-binding protein 1 translates to MVQYNFKKITVVPNGKDFVDIILSRTQRQTPTVVHKGYAISRLRQFYMRKVKYTQQNFHDKLSTIIDEFPRLDDIHPFYGDLLHVLYNKDHYKLALGQINTARNLIGKIAKDYVKLLKYGDSLYRCKCLKVAALGRMCTVIKRIGPSLAYLEQVRQHMARLPSIDPNTRTILICGYPNVGKSSFINKITRADVDVQPYAFTTKSLFVGHTDYKYLRYQVIDTPGILDRPFEDRNIIEMCSITALAHLRAAILFFLDISGSCGYSIAQQAALFHSIKSLFMNKPLIIVCNKTDLQPLEGISEEDMKLVIEMKSEALKTVIGQGGEATSDDSVLLTMSTLTEEGVISVKNAACERLLNQRVEVKMKSKKINDCLNRFHVAIPKQRDQKERPPCIPQAVLEAKAKEVAEKEKRKTEKDMENANGGAGVYSMNLRKHYILANDEWKEDILPEILDGHNVYDFIDPDILQRVEELEREEGIRQAEEENGEFEIDGAELTPEQQAALAEIRKKKSLLIQQHRIKKSNAESRPTVPRKFDKDKKFTSERMGRQLSSLGLDPSLAIQRMRSRSVSRRGRKRDRSPDGGDSMDVDGDTPDKKQRLSRSRSRSRSVSRPPHEVVPGEGLKDSAQKIKAIKLAKKSVKKRNKQARRGEADRVIPTLKPKHLFSGKRSTGKTDRR, encoded by the coding sequence ATGGTGCAGTATAACTTCAAGAAGATTACGGTAGTGCCGAACGGGAAGGACTTTGTTGACATCATCCTCTCCCGTACCCAGCGCCAGACACCAACCGTCGTGCACAAAGGATATGCAATTTCCCGTCTTCGTCAGTTTTATATGCGAAAAGTGAAGTACACTCAACAAAATTTCCATGACAAACTCTCTACCATCATTGATGAGTTTCCTCGCCTCGATGATATTCACCCGTTCTACGGGGATCTCCTCCACGTGCTCTACAACAAAGACCATTACAAGCTTGCACTTGGACAGATCAACACCGCCAGGAATCTTATTGGTAAGATTGCAAAAGACTATGTGAAGCTGTTGAAGTATGGTGACTCGCTGTACCGGTGCAAGTGTCTGAAGGTTGCTGCTCTTGGTCGCATGTGCACTGTCATCAAGAGGATTGGCCCGAGTTTGGCTTACCTCGAACAGGTTAGGCAACATATGGCTAGGCTTCCGTCGATAGATCCAAACACCAGGACTATTTTGATTTGTGGCTACCCTAATGTTGGCAAGAGTTCATTCATTAACAAAATTACAAGAGCTGATGTGGATGTGCAGCCTTATGCTTTCACCACAAAGTCGCTGTTCGTTGGCCACACAGACTACAAATACCTGAGGTACCAAGTAATTGATACACCGGGTATTTTGGACAGGCCTTTTGAGGATCGAAATATTATTGAGATGTGCAGTATTACTGCTTTAGCTCATCTGAGAGCTGCAATACTGTTTTTCTTGGATATATCTGGGTCTTGTGGTTATAGTATTGCTCAGCAGGCAGCTCTATTTCACAGCATTAAGTCTTTGTTTATGAACAAGCCGCTGATCATAGTGTGCAACAAGACCGACTTGCAACCACTGGAGGGGATATCTGAGGAAGACATGAAGCTGGTCATCGAGATGAAATCCGAAGCCTTGAAGACTGTAATTGGCCAAGGAGGTGAGGCAACAAGTGATGACAGTGTGTTGTTGACCATGAGCACTTTGACAGAAGAAGGGGTGATTTCTGTGAAAAATGCAGCATGTGAGAGGCTACTGAATCAGAGGGTGGAGGTGAAGATGAAGTCAAAGAAAATTAATGACTGCTTGAATAGGTTTCATGTTGCGATACCAAAACAACGTGACCAGAAGGAAAGGCCACCATGCATTCCTCAGGCTGTTTTGGAAGCTAAAGCAAAAGAAGTAGctgaaaaggaaaagagaaaaaccgAGAAGGATATGGAGAATGCGAATGGTGGAGCAGGTGTATACTCAATGAACTTGAGGAAGCATTACATTTTGGCTAATGATGAATGGAAAGAAGATATACTGCCAGAAATTTTGGATGGTCACAATGTGTATGACTTCATTGATCCTGATATTCTCCAAAGGGTTGAAGAGTTGGAAAGAGAAGAGGGCATAAGACAGGCAGAAGAGGAAAATGGCGAGTTTGAGATTGATGGAGCTGAGTTGACTCCAGAACAGCAAGCAGCTTTAGCTGAgattagaaaaaagaaaagcttgctCATCCAACAGCATAGGATTAAGAAGAGCAATGCGGAGAGCCGGCCAACTGTTCCTAGGAAATTTGACAAAGACAAGAAATTCACAtctgagagaatgggaaggcagtTGTCTTCTCTGGGGCTTGATCCTAGTCTGGCAATCCAGAGAATGCGAAGTAGGTCTGTCTCTAGGAGAGGTCGGAAGAGGGACAGGTCACCTGATGGTGGAGACAGTATGGATGTTGATGGTGATACACCCGACAAGAAGCAGCGCCTGAGTAGGTCACGTTCACGATCCAGGTCTGTATCTCGCCCTCCACATGAAGTTGTGCCCGGAGAGGGCTTAAAGGACTCTGCACAAAAGATCAAGGCGATTAAACTTGCAAAGAAATCTGTCAAGAAGAGAAACAAGCAAGCTCGCCGCGGAGAAGCTGATAGAGTCATACCAACTCTTAAGCCGAAGCACTTGTTTTCTGGAAAGCGCTCCACTGGAAAAACCGATAGGCGCTGA
- the LOC112726663 gene encoding uncharacterized protein isoform X3: MIIPDNLLPRVAIVGRPNVGKSALFNRLVGGNRAIVVDEPGVTRDRLYGRSYWGDREFMVVDTGGVLTLSKSQANVMEDLAITTTVGMDGIPLATREAAVARMPSMIERQAVAAVEESSVIVFVVDGQAGPSAADEEIADWLRRNYSDKCVILAVNKCESPRKGILQASEFWSLGFEPIPISAISGTGTGDLLDLVCLGLQKVEEPNNIDEEEDYVPAISIVGRPNVGKSSILNALVGEDRTIVSPVSGTTRDAIDTEFTGPDGQKFQLIDTAGIRKRAAVASAGSTTEALSVNRAFRAIRRSDVVALVIEAMACITEQDYKIAERIEQEGKGCVIVVNKWDTIPNKNQQTATYYEQDVREKLRILDWAPIVYSTAIAGHSVDKIIDAASEVEKERSRRLGTSILNQVVLEAVAFKPPPRTRAGKRGRVYYCTQAAIRPPTFVFFVNDAKLFPETYRRYMERQLRTDAGFSGTPIRLLWRSRRRVGKDEGKAQESK, from the exons ATGATT ATCCCTGACAACCTTCTCCCAAGAGTTGCAATTGTAGGGAGGCCAAATGTTGGCAAATCAGCCTTGTTCAACCGTCTTGTTGGG GGAAACAGGGCAATTGTGGTGGACGAACCTGGGGTGACTAGGGATCGCTTGTATGGTAGGTCCTACTGGGGAGACCGTGAATTCATGGTGGTGGACACAGGCGGGGTTCTTACTCTTTCAAAATCACAAGCTAATGTTATGGAAGATCTGGCTATTACTACTACAGTTGGTATGGATGGTATTCCGCTTGCCACTAGAGAGGCTGCAGTTGCCAGGATGCCATCAATGATTGAGAGGCAAGCGGTTGCAGCTGTCGAAGAATCATCTGTTATTGTTTTCGTTGTTGATGGTCAG GCAGGTCCATCGGCTGCCGATGAGGAGATTGCGGATTGGCTTCGTAGAAACTACTCAGATAAATGTGTCATTCTTGCAGTTAACAAGTGTGAATCTCCACGCAAAGGAATTTTGCAGGCATCTGAATTTTGGTCCCTTGG GTTTGAACCAATTCCAATATCAGCTATATCAGGCACTGGAACTGGAGATCTTCTTGATCTTGTTTGTTTAGGGTTGCAAAAAGTTGAG GAGCCAAACAAtattgatgaagaagaagattatGTTCCTGCAATCTCAATTGTTGGCAGACCAAATGTTGGCAAAAGTAGCATTTTGAATGCACTAGTTGGTGAGGACAGAACAATAGTAAGCCCTGTCAGTGGCACTACACGTGATGCCATTGATACTGAATTTACCGGACCAGATGGCCAG AAATTCCAGCTTATTGATACTGCCGGAATCAGGAAAAGAGCAGCTGTAGCCTCAGCTGGAAGTACCACAGAGGCTTTGTCAGTGAATAGAGCATTTCGTGCTATTCGCCGTTCTGATGTTGTTGCCCTTGTAATTGAGGCCATGGCTTGTATCACAGAACAG GACTACAAGATAGCTGAAAGAATAGAACAAGAAGGGAAAGGTTGTGTAATAGTTGTTAACAAGTGGGATACAATACCAAATAAGAACCAGCAGACTGCAACATACTATGAGCAAGATGTCAGAGAGAAGCTTCGAATACTTGACTGGGCTCCAATTGTTTATTCTACTGCAATAGCTGGCCATAGTGTTGACAA GATTATTGATGCTGCTAGTGAGGTTGAAAAGGAGAGATCAAGAAGACTCGGAACTTCTATACTAAATCAAGTAGTGCTGGAAGCAGTGGCTTTTAAGCCTCCTCCTAGGACACGAGCTGGTAAAAGAGGGCGTGTTTACTATTGTACACAG GCTGCTATAAGGCCCCCTACATTTGTGTTCTTTGTCAATGATGCAAAACTTTTTCCTGAGACTTACCGCCGCTATATGGAGAGGCAACTGCGTACTGATGCTGGTTTTTCTGGTACACCCATTCGGCTTTTGTGGCGTAGCAGAAGGAGAGTGGGAAAAGATGAAG GCAAAGCACAAGAATCCAAATGA
- the LOC112726663 gene encoding uncharacterized protein isoform X2 — MSSLVQHLQAPTSIPKTLISIFSFSFSPPFLSTISISRRTLPCSALRTTHDRHEPSHKLNHLEFSDTDNEDENEELDVNALEQEAKDAVEAYSTSLSRILTIDDEKNDIKQTAKRHKRGKTGANNVRIPDNLLPRVAIVGRPNVGKSALFNRLVGGNRAIVVDEPGVTRDRLYGRSYWGDREFMVVDTGGVLTLSKSQANVMEDLAITTTVGMDGIPLATREAAVARMPSMIERQAVAAVEESSVIVFVVDGQAGPSAADEEIADWLRRNYSDKCVILAVNKCESPRKGILQASEFWSLGFEPIPISAISGTGTGDLLDLVCLGLQKVEEPNNIDEEEDYVPAISIVGRPNVGKSSILNALVGEDRTIVSPVSGTTRDAIDTEFTGPDGQKFQLIDTAGIRKRAAVASAGSTTEALSVNRAFRAIRRSDVVALVIEAMACITEQDYKIAERIEQEGKGCVIVVNKWDTIPNKNQQTATYYEQDVREKLRILDWAPIVYSTAIAGHSVDKIIDAASEVEKERSRRLGTSILNQVVLEAVAFKPPPRTRAGKRGRVYYCTQAAIRPPTFVFFVNDAKLFPETYRRYMERQLRTDAGFSGTPIRLLWRSRRRVGKDEGKAQESK, encoded by the exons ATGTCATCTCTTGTTCAGCACTTGCAAGCTCCCACTTCCATCCCTAAAACCCTGATCTCGATTTTCTCATTCTCTTTCTCCCCTCCCTTCCTTTCCACTATTTCCATCTCCCGTCGGACACTCCCCTGCTCCGCCCTACGCACCACCCATGACCGCCACGAACCGTCCCACAAACTCAACCACCTCGAATTTTCCGACACTGACAACGAAGATGAAAACGAGGAGCTTGATGTCAACGCGCTAGAGCAAGAAGCCAAGGACGCTGTCGAAGCTTACTCTACCTCTCTCTCTCGCATTCTCACCATTG ATGACGAGAAAAATGATATTAAGCAAACAGCTAAAAGACACAAGAGGGGTAAAACCGGAGCTAACAATGTCAGG ATCCCTGACAACCTTCTCCCAAGAGTTGCAATTGTAGGGAGGCCAAATGTTGGCAAATCAGCCTTGTTCAACCGTCTTGTTGGG GGAAACAGGGCAATTGTGGTGGACGAACCTGGGGTGACTAGGGATCGCTTGTATGGTAGGTCCTACTGGGGAGACCGTGAATTCATGGTGGTGGACACAGGCGGGGTTCTTACTCTTTCAAAATCACAAGCTAATGTTATGGAAGATCTGGCTATTACTACTACAGTTGGTATGGATGGTATTCCGCTTGCCACTAGAGAGGCTGCAGTTGCCAGGATGCCATCAATGATTGAGAGGCAAGCGGTTGCAGCTGTCGAAGAATCATCTGTTATTGTTTTCGTTGTTGATGGTCAG GCAGGTCCATCGGCTGCCGATGAGGAGATTGCGGATTGGCTTCGTAGAAACTACTCAGATAAATGTGTCATTCTTGCAGTTAACAAGTGTGAATCTCCACGCAAAGGAATTTTGCAGGCATCTGAATTTTGGTCCCTTGG GTTTGAACCAATTCCAATATCAGCTATATCAGGCACTGGAACTGGAGATCTTCTTGATCTTGTTTGTTTAGGGTTGCAAAAAGTTGAG GAGCCAAACAAtattgatgaagaagaagattatGTTCCTGCAATCTCAATTGTTGGCAGACCAAATGTTGGCAAAAGTAGCATTTTGAATGCACTAGTTGGTGAGGACAGAACAATAGTAAGCCCTGTCAGTGGCACTACACGTGATGCCATTGATACTGAATTTACCGGACCAGATGGCCAG AAATTCCAGCTTATTGATACTGCCGGAATCAGGAAAAGAGCAGCTGTAGCCTCAGCTGGAAGTACCACAGAGGCTTTGTCAGTGAATAGAGCATTTCGTGCTATTCGCCGTTCTGATGTTGTTGCCCTTGTAATTGAGGCCATGGCTTGTATCACAGAACAG GACTACAAGATAGCTGAAAGAATAGAACAAGAAGGGAAAGGTTGTGTAATAGTTGTTAACAAGTGGGATACAATACCAAATAAGAACCAGCAGACTGCAACATACTATGAGCAAGATGTCAGAGAGAAGCTTCGAATACTTGACTGGGCTCCAATTGTTTATTCTACTGCAATAGCTGGCCATAGTGTTGACAA GATTATTGATGCTGCTAGTGAGGTTGAAAAGGAGAGATCAAGAAGACTCGGAACTTCTATACTAAATCAAGTAGTGCTGGAAGCAGTGGCTTTTAAGCCTCCTCCTAGGACACGAGCTGGTAAAAGAGGGCGTGTTTACTATTGTACACAG GCTGCTATAAGGCCCCCTACATTTGTGTTCTTTGTCAATGATGCAAAACTTTTTCCTGAGACTTACCGCCGCTATATGGAGAGGCAACTGCGTACTGATGCTGGTTTTTCTGGTACACCCATTCGGCTTTTGTGGCGTAGCAGAAGGAGAGTGGGAAAAGATGAAG GCAAAGCACAAGAATCCAAATGA
- the LOC112726663 gene encoding uncharacterized protein isoform X1: MLQTDVVGLDCSTCCKQLTVELRIAAMSSLVQHLQAPTSIPKTLISIFSFSFSPPFLSTISISRRTLPCSALRTTHDRHEPSHKLNHLEFSDTDNEDENEELDVNALEQEAKDAVEAYSTSLSRILTIDDEKNDIKQTAKRHKRGKTGANNVRIPDNLLPRVAIVGRPNVGKSALFNRLVGGNRAIVVDEPGVTRDRLYGRSYWGDREFMVVDTGGVLTLSKSQANVMEDLAITTTVGMDGIPLATREAAVARMPSMIERQAVAAVEESSVIVFVVDGQAGPSAADEEIADWLRRNYSDKCVILAVNKCESPRKGILQASEFWSLGFEPIPISAISGTGTGDLLDLVCLGLQKVEEPNNIDEEEDYVPAISIVGRPNVGKSSILNALVGEDRTIVSPVSGTTRDAIDTEFTGPDGQKFQLIDTAGIRKRAAVASAGSTTEALSVNRAFRAIRRSDVVALVIEAMACITEQDYKIAERIEQEGKGCVIVVNKWDTIPNKNQQTATYYEQDVREKLRILDWAPIVYSTAIAGHSVDKIIDAASEVEKERSRRLGTSILNQVVLEAVAFKPPPRTRAGKRGRVYYCTQAAIRPPTFVFFVNDAKLFPETYRRYMERQLRTDAGFSGTPIRLLWRSRRRVGKDEGKAQESK; the protein is encoded by the exons ATGTTGCAAACGGATGTTGTGGGACTGGACTG CTCCACTTGTTGTAAACAGTTAACagttgagttgagaattgctGCAATGTCATCTCTTGTTCAGCACTTGCAAGCTCCCACTTCCATCCCTAAAACCCTGATCTCGATTTTCTCATTCTCTTTCTCCCCTCCCTTCCTTTCCACTATTTCCATCTCCCGTCGGACACTCCCCTGCTCCGCCCTACGCACCACCCATGACCGCCACGAACCGTCCCACAAACTCAACCACCTCGAATTTTCCGACACTGACAACGAAGATGAAAACGAGGAGCTTGATGTCAACGCGCTAGAGCAAGAAGCCAAGGACGCTGTCGAAGCTTACTCTACCTCTCTCTCTCGCATTCTCACCATTG ATGACGAGAAAAATGATATTAAGCAAACAGCTAAAAGACACAAGAGGGGTAAAACCGGAGCTAACAATGTCAGG ATCCCTGACAACCTTCTCCCAAGAGTTGCAATTGTAGGGAGGCCAAATGTTGGCAAATCAGCCTTGTTCAACCGTCTTGTTGGG GGAAACAGGGCAATTGTGGTGGACGAACCTGGGGTGACTAGGGATCGCTTGTATGGTAGGTCCTACTGGGGAGACCGTGAATTCATGGTGGTGGACACAGGCGGGGTTCTTACTCTTTCAAAATCACAAGCTAATGTTATGGAAGATCTGGCTATTACTACTACAGTTGGTATGGATGGTATTCCGCTTGCCACTAGAGAGGCTGCAGTTGCCAGGATGCCATCAATGATTGAGAGGCAAGCGGTTGCAGCTGTCGAAGAATCATCTGTTATTGTTTTCGTTGTTGATGGTCAG GCAGGTCCATCGGCTGCCGATGAGGAGATTGCGGATTGGCTTCGTAGAAACTACTCAGATAAATGTGTCATTCTTGCAGTTAACAAGTGTGAATCTCCACGCAAAGGAATTTTGCAGGCATCTGAATTTTGGTCCCTTGG GTTTGAACCAATTCCAATATCAGCTATATCAGGCACTGGAACTGGAGATCTTCTTGATCTTGTTTGTTTAGGGTTGCAAAAAGTTGAG GAGCCAAACAAtattgatgaagaagaagattatGTTCCTGCAATCTCAATTGTTGGCAGACCAAATGTTGGCAAAAGTAGCATTTTGAATGCACTAGTTGGTGAGGACAGAACAATAGTAAGCCCTGTCAGTGGCACTACACGTGATGCCATTGATACTGAATTTACCGGACCAGATGGCCAG AAATTCCAGCTTATTGATACTGCCGGAATCAGGAAAAGAGCAGCTGTAGCCTCAGCTGGAAGTACCACAGAGGCTTTGTCAGTGAATAGAGCATTTCGTGCTATTCGCCGTTCTGATGTTGTTGCCCTTGTAATTGAGGCCATGGCTTGTATCACAGAACAG GACTACAAGATAGCTGAAAGAATAGAACAAGAAGGGAAAGGTTGTGTAATAGTTGTTAACAAGTGGGATACAATACCAAATAAGAACCAGCAGACTGCAACATACTATGAGCAAGATGTCAGAGAGAAGCTTCGAATACTTGACTGGGCTCCAATTGTTTATTCTACTGCAATAGCTGGCCATAGTGTTGACAA GATTATTGATGCTGCTAGTGAGGTTGAAAAGGAGAGATCAAGAAGACTCGGAACTTCTATACTAAATCAAGTAGTGCTGGAAGCAGTGGCTTTTAAGCCTCCTCCTAGGACACGAGCTGGTAAAAGAGGGCGTGTTTACTATTGTACACAG GCTGCTATAAGGCCCCCTACATTTGTGTTCTTTGTCAATGATGCAAAACTTTTTCCTGAGACTTACCGCCGCTATATGGAGAGGCAACTGCGTACTGATGCTGGTTTTTCTGGTACACCCATTCGGCTTTTGTGGCGTAGCAGAAGGAGAGTGGGAAAAGATGAAG GCAAAGCACAAGAATCCAAATGA